The Toxoplasma gondii ME49 chromosome XII, whole genome shotgun sequence genome includes a region encoding these proteins:
- a CDS encoding hypothetical protein (encoded by transcript TGME49_217688), whose amino-acid sequence MDNLTPPRDCLRHNPLSSSSSCSSPLPATLSSLCLSSLPSSRPFPRLKKRQARSLSASALCRRPSPCRESGYESDTRDAGTRPSCSSFSCFSISRRRPSARLWPFVPLAEERTALEAKTPSFGRPEPQERPGHTERCCRDVLLASEDQQAGQSDRRLWTVLLSRTRTRQRPRPRSPVPPGGPDYEVTAKSFGSENGTGATNQPGFSAEGWISPSRRQQLLQVLDRSGPAAADPRRDFDAVLPSASFHPRPMRQCMDSERSGGVRQRRVDRSDLRRSHAGPQSLTRSEASFSSESEPRFAPPVDLCPCCFVATPCASSLPCFRDSSVYPASDGALSLPSSACCPHASCPASSVLGPSLPCRRNRFSDSSCCHRPPGVLCCRMDSAAQCSAPLFFTSAPVHAMIFPRQDSGDMPGGSREAVLSQVRRRSRDGYTVSALNVPGDRAKSTSAGDNDKATALRSNGTTSWRGAGGSSVSTKVGHSRGFTESQTPVTQYSTDDQGERGPGCPVIGSKYPDFYEDDDDDGVFIPRPGEAFLASRGPEIARGQASFISGNMRFCLDDSAPLILQKPRAKEQPKSSKLKSFFNFSIKGAADKKGTPQKRSTSDYSGGPQTVGSVSVGLRDFGTDDDANLPDGGFGSFSRNSPEDHTFYTGLSMQSCVSISDDDSEPTRSHRSRSHGDKRRSHRDIRDHSADSCSSTRSSVRGDEVNSAYRRKSLARKEHGLGRRGEKQADTDEEGECPCPCCCCCCCCCGPVAEEGRETIEVKHVDRSTYAVTKRPSRRRGTRR is encoded by the coding sequence ATGGACAACCTGACACCTCCGCGTGACTGCCTCCGGCACAACccgctttcgtcttcttccagctgttcctcgcctctccctgctaccctctcttctctctgtctctcctcgctgccttcGTCACGTCCGTTTCCGCGACTGAAGAAGCGCCAGGCGCGGTCCCTGTCGGCTAGCGCGCTGTGTCGCCGCCCCTCGCCTTGTCGCGAAAGCGGCTACGAATCCGATACCAGGGACGCTGGCACGAGACCTTCGTGCTCGTCTTTCTCATGTTTTTCAATTTCGCGACGACGTCCTTCTGCTCGGCTGTGGCCCTTTGTCCCTCTGGCAGAAGAACGGACTGCGCTCGAAGCAAAGACGCCGTCCTTCGGGAGGCCGGAACCCCAGGAGCGGCCTGGACATACTGAGAGATGCTGTCGAGATGTTTTGCTTGCGTCAGAGGACCAGCAAGCGGGACAAAGTGACCGACGGCTGTGGACAGTTTTGCTCTCACGTACCCGCACACGCCAACGACCAAGGCCGCGTTCGCCAGTCCCGCCAGGAGGCCCGGATTATGAAGTCACTGCCAAATCCTTCGGGAGTGAAAACGGCACCGGAGCCACGAACCAACCGGGTTTTTCGGCGGAGGGATGGatctcgccttcgcgtcgGCAACAATTGCTGCAAGTTTTAGATCGGAGTGGGCCGGCTGCGGCAGACCCACGGAGAGACTTCGACGCTGTGCTTCCATCGGCTTCCTTCCACCCTCGTCCTATGCGGCAGTGTATGGACTCAgaaagaagcggaggagTCAGACAGCGGCGTGTTGATCGCAGTGATTTACGTAGGTCTCACGCAGGACCGCAGTCCTTGACGCGTTCGGAAGCGTCCTTTTCGAGTGAATCAGAACCTCGTTTCGCTCCCCCGGTGGACCTTTGTCCCTGTTGCTTCGTCGCCACTCCGTGTGCATCATCGCTCCCATGTTTCCGTGATTCTTCTGTATATCCCGCGTCCGACGGTGCTCTGAGTCTGCCTTCATCTGCGTGCTGCCCACACGCGTCGTGTCCTGCATCTTCTGTTCTTGGgccgtctctcccttgtcgACGAAATCGGTTTTCCGACAGCTCGTGTTGTCACCGTCCGCCGGGCGTTTTGTGTTGTCGCATGGACTCTGCGGCGCAGTGCAGCGCCCCTCTATTCTTTACGTCTGCACCGGTGCATGCAATGATTTTTCCACGGCAAGATAGCGGCGACATGCCTgggggaagcagagaagcggtgTTGAGTCAAGTTAGGCGTCGCAGCAGAGACGGGTACACTGTGTCGGCTCTGAACGTCCCCGGAGATAGAGCCAAGAGTACTTCGGCTGGAGACAATGACAAGGCGACGGCGTTGCGCAGCAACGGAACTACTTCGTGGCGAGGTGCGGGTGGCAGCAGCGTGTCTACGAAGGTGGGTCATAGCCGAGGATTCACTGAGTCTCAGACCCCGGTGACGCAGTATTCGACGGACGACCAAGGCGAACGAGGCCCTGGATGCCCTGTGATTGGCTCCAAGTATCCAGACTTCTACGAGGATGACGATGACGATGGGGTGTTCATTCCTCGCCCCGGCGAGGCCTTCCTCGCCAGTCGCGGCCCAGAGATTGCAAGGGGTCAGGCCTCTTTCATAAGCGGAAATATGCGGTTTTGCCTGGACGACTCCGCCCCGCTGATTCTCCAGAAGCCGAGGGCCAAGGAGCAACCGAAGTCGAGCAAACTGAAAAGTTTCTTCAACTTCTCGATCAAAGGGGCCGCGGACAAGAAGGGAACTCCGCAGAAGAGATCCACGAGCGACTACAGCGGAGGCCCGCAAACAGTGGGATCTGTGAGTGTCGGGCTCCGCGACTTCGGGACAGATGATGACGCTAATTTGCCGGATGGAGGCTTcggctctttttctcgcaaTTCGCCTGAAGACCACACCTTCTACACTGGCCTCTCGATGCAGAGCTGCGTTTCGATCAGTGATGATGACAGTGAACCAACACGCAGCCACCGCTCTAGGAGTCATGGGGACAAACGCAGGAGCCACCGCGATATCCGAGACCACTCGGCGGACTCGTGCTCTTCCACAAGGAGCAGTGTTCGCGGGGATGAGGTGAACTCAGCCTATCGACGCAAGTCGCtcgcgaggaaagaacacGGCCttggcagaagaggagagaagcaagcagATACTGACGAGGAGGGCGAATGCCCCTGCCCCTGCTGTTGTTGTTGTTGTTGCTGCTGCGGTCCCGTTGCTGAAGAGGGCCGCGAGACCATAGAAGTCAAACATGTTGATAGAAGCACATATGCAGTCACAAAACGCCCATCGAGAAGGCGTGGAACTCGAAGATAG
- the AP2XII2 gene encoding AP2 domain transcription factor AP2XII-2 (encoded by transcript TGME49_217700), which produces MALSHLSRWMFVHEPFGAPAMARSSLDLPVPCPSEDSGGALPSRLAESLSGHCQASDGPAKTFPANEMSQTGSIGSHTESSFDFVGTEDSVTGDHELPGPRVSSPSRCTTTASVAFLPAFPVSAESTLSGSGTGETGKLQDLAQAKTENGKIPTDATTGNELLSALTEKVSIRDEDTTTEAQARQAAESFFPASRDPLAYPEASRASLLRETPGIASFARPLTDHGVNHSTALSAVSLSPSRSPLNPTQPQENPASSCFPGGAGGVPGSAPGAGNRGVVSTETLQRLISNSPLHIQALLASMRQQRDGQLGETARVLSRQLWAAAARASPVVIQQQLRLRSQLLARLALERRNRGQPRPGSTPAPGQAKSTSVLEPAQDESRRDSARKPVTAPPKLHDLNHEQAQRLRQAEAQLERPEVFTVLHNGSAAILHFVLRALGLLANACPQWSGSSPFDSVAPSHLGPKAGSKQAESRSGNSAFSGSTLCLGAGSLESKMREEFGLDAGGAVSGETGCAGHSGMQLSGTAEADRPVPSSSRWHWLHVVSFADKPELLTIYHSILAPLLSLVPPSVLRSGRRDASVSPGLEPKASATSYNPSPGSAAASEQSDKERCDLCGVNSAFVLLQVLRDLDDLRSLHDPVFLPSGMTPLQLLGKPAGGFSAQLTGTGDANPQDGACGEGCRCTANSDSLCGLAVLRRSPFFPSFVEAAKGLLAWPASGAAVAAACLSQGMFGTKDNQVTLERCSGGKVNLPAVPRGPLPTSHTGGCRATDAPSQGSTVNSAVSREEADQNSLVATARGLAECVLKHVDLNSLDGADLLTLLRLSEHLKPSLEEASPVLGGAPGPVEKVAETSENSFGCVNFEDVETGQGAGNSANAAGLPKTNAFGDVRLFVESGKVQPQERALAGGRRGHTETNASEIAGVGSQAIGEVSDEATQEAFPLSTDLRRHSRSITGSSQPLDAHSSKATSSLRFAPMLDSLVNLPEMCGSESPTVELEQGCGQLQEQPPHALLRFSPLFTGGLGVPSDLENPTSGPSLTGAVGAHDIPAPVSPVERLLPGAGGMFGLQETLPESPAACSLGALLCPGGVVNEASDNLLTTDGGRGCFADSSSREAAAFESLYPSTTSSGYSFSRLPSQEADVLPSELVATVGFPTTSQEGSPLPAGSAARGGLGRECDLSAFAGRLEGSLRQANAVGGLRAVAEAGPGRRGVRHHAAGSRLPEKRPGKHASRTPGPDPLLETLSKKDYGPPAGASCDESAVGSSLTTELQGGVVSASCGIGGRSKRTRAQESAMEGDLSGNRDRVWSDIPEGVESLPDLLSRGVGSLAPVASAPSTSPCKVKPTRAAGGSAARRPAAVATSRGLAVSTSSSVRSAVKGIYFDSYKKLWRVQWNRSGSSGGGGSGGAGRRVSRSFSCARLGFEAAKARAVAWMLSGGLVGDGGLPSGDSRLGVAGNGTGNAEGLSDRSDGGALAGASMTPELLIKEEKERLLFADPRLFLERIEAFYIRHRLYGLQCNGSGAGGSQNGSEDGMIGAGESGSTGNKRGNGGSGGLRIVSVLSLDDMLAVLNGTKHGMGEQDTSEPLEEREEEANEDRSRTVNEEALCGAGPRESPPLSVTVTVPQSQTERLMSRKKLKREKGASATEAVDRPAVRSSLPVPFVSGLSEEMEKHLFRLLPSLTPVQNRLDLGMQACHTASGEAGSLAEALAAELSAAGTTVSSRIVPEEHEAHVPSVSPLSG; this is translated from the coding sequence ATGGCTCTTTCTCATCTCTCGCGGTGGATGTTCGTGCATGAGCCTTTCGGAGCACCAGCCATGGCTCGGTCCAGTCTTGATCTGCCAGTGCCCTGTCCCTCCGAAGACAGCGGCGGGGCACTGCCGTCCCGGCTCGCGGAGTCGTTATCTGGTCACTGCCAGGCGTCTGACGGACCCGCAAAAACCTTTCCGGCAAATGAGATGTCTCAGACGGGATCGATCGGATCTCATACCGAATCGTCCTTTGATTTCGTCGGCACAGAAGACTCCGTCACAGGAGACCACGAGCTCCCCGGTCCGCGCGTCTCGAGTCCCAGCAGATGCACAACAACCGCAAGCGTTGCGTTTCTCCCTGCTTTCCCAGTCAGTGCGGAATCCACCCTTTCTGGGTCGGGGACAggagaaactggaaaacTCCAAGATCTCGCTCAGGCAAAAACCGAAAATGGGAAGATCCCAACAGATGCGACGACGGGGAATGAGCTTCTTTCTGCCCTCACGGAGAAGGTGAGCATACGTGACGAAGACACTACAACTGAAGCGCAGGCCCGCCAGGCCGCAGAGAGTTTCTTTCCAGCTTCCAGGGATCCGCTTGCTTATCCTGAGGCTTCTCGTGCTTCTCTGCTCCGCGAGACGCCTGGAATCGCGAGTTTTGCGAGACCTCTGACCGATCATGGTGTGAATCATTCTACGGCGctctctgcggtgtctctgtctccgtctcgctccCCTTTGAATCCCACGCAACCCCAAGAGAACCCTGCCTCCTCGTGTTTCCCTGGAGGTGCCGGTGGCGTCCCCGGCTCTGCACCAGGCGCAGGAAACCGGGGCGTGGTGTCGACAGAAACTCTGCAGCGACTGATTAGCAACTCTCCTCTGCATATCCAAGCGCTTCTCGCGTCCATGCGTCAACAGCGAGATGGCCAGCTTGGAGAGACCGCGAGAGTACTTTCGCGGCAACTTTGGGCAGCGGctgcgcgcgcgtctcctgtcgTCATTCAGCAGCAGTTGCGTCTGCGGTCTCAGTTGCTCGCAAGACTCGCACTCGAGCGGCGCAACCGTGGACAGCCACGCCCAGGCTCTACCCCGGCCCCTGGGCAAGCGAAATCGACGAGCGTCCTGGAGCCTGCTCAAGACGAAAGCCGTCGCGACAGCGCTCGGAAACCTGTCACGGCACCGCCAAAACTGCATGATCTCAACCACGAGCAGGCGCAGCGGCTCCGACAGGCCGAAGCCCAGCTGGAACGCCCCGAGGTTTTCACCGTGCTCCATAACGGGTCTGCAGCGATTCTTCACTTTGTCCTCAGGGCCCTCGGCCTCCTCGCCAATGCTTGTCCTCAGTGGTCTGGATCGTCGCCGTTCGACTCTGTGGCGCCTTCCCATCTTGGACCAAAGGCGGGGTCGAAGCAAGCGGAGTCGAGGAGCGGAAATTCCGCGTTCTCAGGTTCCACGCTGTGCCTCGGGGCAGGATCCCTCGAGTCGAAAATGCGTGAGGAATTTGGCCTGGATGCTGGTGGAGCCGTCTCGGGTGAAACGGGTTGTGCAGGCCACTCCGGAATGCAGTTGTCCGGAacagcagaggcagacaggCCTGTGCCGTCCTCCTCCCGGTGGCATTGGCTGCACGTTGTTTCCTTTGCTGATAAGCCTGAACTCCTCACCATTTACCATTCCATTCTCGCTCCGTTGCTCTCCTTGGTCCCTCCCTCTGTTCTGCGCTCTGGACGCCGCGAcgcatctgtctctcccggCCTCGAACCGAAGGCGAGCGCCACCTCTTACAATCCTTCACCCGGCTCGGCAGCTGCCTCGGAGCAGTCCGACAAAGAGAGATGCGACCTTTGCGGAGTTAACAGTGCCTTCGTTCTGCTGCAGGTTTTGCGAGATCTCGACGATCTACGGTCTCTCCACGACCCagtcttcctcccctctgGAATGACTCCGCTTCAGCTCCTGGGGAAACCGGCTGGCGGCTTCTCTGCTCAGCTCACTGGGACGGGAGATGCAAACCCGCAAGACGGAGCGTGTGGAGAGGGATGCAGGTGCACTGCGAATTCAGACTCGCTGTGTGGGCTAGCGGTTCTCCGCCGTAGTCCTTTCTTCCCGTCGTTCGTCGAAGCAGCAAAAGGTCTTCTCGCGTGGCCTGCTTCAGGCGCCGCAGTCGCTGCTGCCTGCCTGTCTCAGGGCATGTTCGGCACGAAAGACAACCAAGTTACCCTAGAGCGCTGCAGCGGAGGCAAGGTCAATTTGCCTGCAGTTCCTCGTGGACCCTTACCAACGTCACACACAGGGGGCTGTCGAGCGACTGATGCTCCTTCGCAGGGCTCTACCGTGAACTCTGCGgtgagcagagaagaagctgacCAGAACAGTTTGGTGGCAACCGCTCGTGGACTTGCAGAGTGTGTTTTAAAACATGTCGACTTAAATTCCCTGGATGGAGCAGACctcctcactcttcttcgtctctccgagCACCTCAAGCCTTCTCTCGAAGAGGCTTCTCCGGTGCTTGGCGGTGCGCCGGGGCCGGTCGAGAAGGTGGCCGAGACTTCAGAGAATTCTTTTGGATGTGTCAACTTCGAAGACGTTGAGACGGGGCAGGGCGCGGGCAATTCCGCGAACGCAGCCGGGCTCCCGAAAACGAATGCATTCGGTGATGTGCGCCTGTTCGTGGAATCGGGCAAAGTACAGCCTCAGGAGCGTGCTCTTGCAGGAGGACGCCGAGGTCACACAGAAACCAACGCGTCAGAAATCGCAGGGGTTGGGAGCCAGGCGATTGGTGAGGTCTCTGACGAGGCAACTCAAGAAGCGTTCCCATTGTCCACGGATCTAAGACGTCATAGCCGGAGTATCACGGGCAGCAGCCAGCCTCTTGACGCGCACAGTTCCAAGGCGACATCGTCGCTTCGATTCGCTCCAATGCTCGATTCGCTGGTGAACTTGCCTGAAATGTGTGGCTCCGAATCGCCGACTGTGGAGCTGGAACAGGGATGTGGCCAGTTGCAAGAACAACCTCCCCACGcacttctgcgtttttctccccttttcaCTGGCGGCTTGGGAGTCCCTTCTGATCTGGAGAACCCGACTTCCGGCCCATCGCTTACCGGAGCTGTGGGGGCTCATGACATCCCCGCTCCAGTCAGCCCTGTGGAGAGGCTGCTTCCAGGAGCCGGCGGCATGTTCGGTCTGCAGGAGACTCTTCCCGAGAGTCCCGCCGCCTGCAGCCTCGGCGCTCTTCTGTGTCCCGGTGGCGTGGTCAACGAAGCGTCGGACAATCTGTTAACCACCGACGGTGGACGCGGCTGTTTCGCCGATAGTTccagcagagaagcggcggcTTTCGAGAGTCTGTATCCGTCCACAACGTCGAGCGGCTACTCGTTCAGTCGCCTCCCGTCACAAGAAGCTGATGTTCTGCCTTCCGAACTCGTGGCGACGGTTGGCTTCCCCACCACTTCCCAGGAAGGGTCTCCCTTGCCAGCAGGGTCGGCTGCTCGTGGCGGACTTGGACGGGAGTGCGATCTCTCGGCCTTCGCAGGCCGACTTGAGGGAAGCCTGAGGCAGGCAAACGCTGTTGGTGGCCTCCGGGCCGTGGCAGAGGCCGGCCCCGGTCGCCGCGGTGTCCGCCACCACGCCGCTGGCAGCCGCTTACCTGAAAAACGACCAGGGAAGCACGCGTCTCGAACACCCGGGCCTGACCCCTTACTTGAGACTCTTTCGAAAAAGGACTATGGCCCTCCAGCAGGCGCAAGCTGTGATGAGTCTGCGGTGGGATCCTCCTTGACGACGGAACTGCAGGGCGGGGTCGTCAGCGCTTCGTGCGGGATTGGCGGTAGAAGCAAACGCACGAGAGCTCAAGAATCTGCGATGGAAGGCGATCTCTCGGGGAACCGCGACCGTGTCTGGTCCGACATCCCAGAAGGCGTTGAAAGCCTTCCAGATCTCTTGAGTCGCGGTGTCGGAAGCTTAGCTCCTGTGGCCTCTGCGCCAAGCACCAGTCCCTGCAAAGTGAAGCCTACACGGGCTGCGGGCGGATCAGCGGCACGCCGGCCTGCCGCTGTGGCGACTTCGCGCGGGCTAGCCGTGAGCACAAGCAGCAGCGTTCGGTCCGCCGTGAAAGGCATCTACTTCGACAGCTACAAAAAACTCTGGAGAGTGCAGTGGAACCGGAGTGGAAGCTCAGGCGGTGGAGGTTCTGGAGGCGCCGGCCGCCGCGTGTCGCGTTCCTTCAGCTGTGCTCGCCTCGGATTTGAAGCCGCGAAAGCTCGTGCCGTAGCCTGGATGCTCTCTGGGGGCCTCGTAGGCGACGGTGGTCTCCCTTCCGGTGACAGCCGACTTGGCGTAGCTGGGAACGGCACTGGAAATGCAGAGGGCCTCAGCGACCGCAGTGACGGTGGGGCGTTGGCGGGAGCTTCGATGACGCCAGAGCTTCTCAtcaaagaggagaaggagcggCTTCTCTTTGCCGATCCCCGGCTTTTCTTGGAGCGCATCGAGGCGTTCTATATCAGACACAGACTCTACGGTTTGCAATGTAATGGTAGCGGTGCCGGAGGAAGTCAGAATGGCAGTGAAGACGGCATGATTGGCGCTGGCGAGTCCGGCAGCACGGGCAACAAAAGAGGCAACGGAGGGTCTGGTGGCCTTCGGATTGTatctgttctctcgctcgatGATATGCTGGCTGTTTTAAATGGCACAAAGCATGGGATgggagaacaagacacaAGTGAGCCTCttgaggagagggaagaggaggcgaacgaaGATCGAAGCCGAACGGTGAACGAGGAGGCCCTGTGTGGCGCAGGTCCCCGTGAATCGCCGCCTCTTAGCGTGACTGTCACCGTGCCACAGTCTCAGACAGAGCGACTCAtgagcagaaagaagctgAAGCGCGAAAAAGGAGCGTCGGCAACCGAGGCTGTGGATCGGCCAGCTGTccgctcgtctctccctgtccCCTTCGTATCAGGACTTTCGGAGGAAATGGAAAAACAtctgtttcgccttcttccctccttaACTCCTGTTCAGAATAGACTAGACCTGGGCATGCAGGCTTGCCACACCGCGAGCGGGGAGGCTGGATCGTTGGCCGAAGCGTTGGCGGCGGAGCTCAGTGCGGCCGGCACCACTGTCTCTAGTAGGATCGTTCCTGAAGAACATGAAGCCCATGTTCCAAGTGTTTCACCACTCAGTGGCTGA
- a CDS encoding DnaJ domain-containing protein (encoded by transcript TGME49_217710~Signal peptide predicted by SignalP 2.0 HMM (probability 0.925) with cleavage site probability 0.558 at residue 33), producing MMMKGTNLPIFRGHFLVPLWVVVVITSLLCCTAHKSKDGAEDKPEDYYATLGIARYASSADVKKAYRKLSLENHPDKAGPDEAFAAAKKFHRISEAYEVLSKIHTRRLYDLYGHDFLHMEGYFEELPKRGGRELYRYKRGVFLLYERNLDGLLAKSPYTWILTFAQPGCGNCERNVPIYSQLGEKTMETENIRLAVVNCLMSNLCHYFGIHHLGQVFLLPPEQEGGGYWDKREYTGPLRADALLEAAKQIPAPNMQEVESDKVVERQLAGITGVKRPVSLERVAAADVAWLVNYHKPSCLSCRQAKSELRQVSHQLREKLTITFVNCDISVHYIWAYMPTISGIMPPTSLLLRFLAKQLH from the exons ATGATGATGAAGGGAACAAATCTTCCCATCTTCCGCGGTCACTTCTTGGTTCCCCTGTGGGTCGTCGTTGTCATCACGTCCTTGCTGTGCTGTACCGCCCATAAATCAAAAGATGGGGCAGAAGACAAACCTGAAGATTATTACGCTACCTTGGGCATTGCACG ATATGCAAGTTCCGCTGATGTAAAAAAGGCTTACCGCAAACTGTCACTGGAGAATCACCCTGACAAGGCCGGTCCAGATGAGGCCTTTGCAGCAGCAAAAAAGTTTCACCGGATTTCCGAGGCGTATGAGGTTCTATCCA AGATCCACACTCGCCGTCTCTACGATCTCTACGGACACGATTTCCTCCACATGGAAGGGTATTTTGAGGAACTGCCAAAGCGCGGCGGACGTGAGCTTTACCGGTACAAGAGaggcgtctttctcttgtaCGAACGTAATCTCGACGGACTGCTTGCAAAATCCCCGTATACGTGGATTCTGACGTTCGCACAGCCCGGATGCGGAAACTGTGAAAGAAAT GTGCCGATATACTCGCAGCTGGGAGAAAagacgatggagacagagaacatcCGACTGGCAGTTGTAAATTGTCTTATGTCGAATCTGTGCCACTACTTCGGCATTCACCATCTCGGACAGGTCTTCCTCTTGCCTCCTGAGCAGGAAGGCGGAG GATACTGGGATAAACGCGAATACACCGGCCCTCTCCGGGCAGACGCTCTCCTAGAGGCGGCAAAGCAAATACCGGCGCCGAACATGCAGGAAGTGGAGAGCGACAAAGTGGTGGAGAGGCAACTAGCTGGAATCACCGGTGTCAAGCGTCCTGTGAGCT TGGAGCGGGTTGCAGCAGCAGACGTGGCATGGCTAGTGAACTACCACAAGCCGTCTTGTCTGTCCTGTCGGCAAGCAAAGTCGGAGCTGCGGCAGGTTTCGCACCAGCTTCGGGAGAAGCTGACGATCACCTTCGTCAACTGCG ATATATCTGTACACTACATATGGGCATATATGCCGACGATTTCGGGTATCATGCCCCCAacctctctgctgctgcgctTCCTAGCGAAGCAGCTCCACTGA
- a CDS encoding hypothetical protein (encoded by transcript TGME49_217720~Signal peptide predicted by SignalP 2.0 HMM (probability 0.924) with cleavage site probability 0.643 at residue 35~Predicted trans-membrane domain (TMHMM2.0):20-38:172-195) codes for MAFKGMCLAEGMSSKRVLRNALLLAPFLSASLVPGVVVQREGTFVTAASTPPREAHANFLDRGVGEGDSDQYPLLTGGVNDSFMLTGEQEQDEQQQNTLVNLNVGYGGEHGHDMPQFAVQGAIEGENREEQPNRSMNHHFYERRGMGKRRAGRGRKSGIARRHSSETRNRSTIATIAVQTIIAVGVLAAGATFALRQLAEVRRAAVDAEKAALLEIQRKHKEEAVSLRQQRRGRGARKSTCLQICALLQLSSTWNGDRQ; via the exons ATGGCGTTCAAGGGCATGTGCCTTGCGGAGGGGATGTCCTCAAAGAGGGTTCTCCGGAACGCTCTGTTGCTCGCGCCTTTCCTTTCCGCTTCCCTGGTTCCAGGTGTCGTCGTGCAGCGCGAAGGCACCTTTGTTACTGCGGCATCCACCCCGCCAAGGGAAGCCCACGCTAACTTCCTGGACCGTGGCGTTGGGGAAGGAGATTCCGACCAGTACCCGCTTCTGACTGGAGGGGTAAACGACTCTTTCATGCTCACGGGAGAGCAGGAACAAGATGAGCAGCAGCAAAACACCTTGGTCAACTTAAACGTGGGGTACGGTGGAGAACATGGACACGATATGCCGCAGTTTGCTGTCCAAGGAGCGATCGAAGGCGAGAACCGCGAGGAACAGCCCAACCGTTCAATGAATCACCATTTCTACGAGAGGCGTGGAatggggaagaggagagcgggCCGAGGACGGAAGTCAGGGATCGCACGCAGACACTCTAGTGAAACGCGCAACAG GTCTACCATTGCCACCATCGCCGTCCAGACTATCATTGCCGTCGGTGTCCTTGCCGCCGGAGCGACTTTTGCCTTGCGTCAACTCGCGGAGGTTCGCAGAGCAG CTGTGGATGCGGAGAA GGCTGCGCTGCTGGAGATCCAAAGA AAACATAAGGAGGAAGCTGTAAGTCTGCGACAGCAACGACGCGGCCGAGGTGCACGGAAATCCACATGCTTGCAGATTTGCGCTCTGCTCCAGCTCAGCAGCACAtggaacggagacagacaatAA
- a CDS encoding hypothetical protein (encoded by transcript TGME49_217722~Signal peptide predicted by SignalP 2.0 HMM (probability 0.845) with cleavage site probability 0.572 at residue 18) — protein MFSALATCRCLTPSTGLCDPHGLVGCKSRCGANTAGKGSEKMIGQVPCSASVGALVDLRGPQPAVVAVDFVEIKGTSSAWRRTANV, from the exons ATGTTCTCCGCCCTCGCTACCTGCCGTTGTCTCACACCTTCCACAGGGT TATGCGACCCTCATGGTCTTGTCGGGTGTAAGTCGCGTTGCGGAGCGAATACAGCGGGAAAAGGCAGCGAAAAGATGATAGGACAGGTCCCGTGTTCAGCGTCCGTTGGAGCTCTTGTGGATCTTCGGGGGCCGCAGCCAGCCGTTGTGGCAGTTGATTTCGTCGAGATAAAAGGCACCTCCAGCGCGTGGCGAAGAACAGCAAACGTTTGA